The Gossypium arboreum isolate Shixiya-1 chromosome 6, ASM2569848v2, whole genome shotgun sequence DNA window GAATTACAttttagaagaaaaaaaatatttatattttcttttgtttttaagatgatgaaaaataattttctcatGGTTTTGTTTGTTATTCAGAAAGTTTACCAATACGCTGTCGTGTTGGCTTTTGGCGCAACATACAAAGAACAAAAAGTGAATACAAGGCGCCTATGGAAGTCAAACACATACTGCCAACCAATACCATCGTTCCCTGTCATCCaaaaatattaagggtaaattttACTTATAGTCACCCAaactatgaaaatttataaaatcataattcaattatttatttatttttgttaccAGTAATTAAGTGGCTGACTTTGAATTAGGATAATGGTAATTTTAAcatttcaatatttatatattatgtcaaATTAGTTTTGATTTACTCTTAATATTTATCTATTGTGAAATTTGTTTCTTTTCAATTAACACTTAatgtaaaaaaaaagtaaaattgcGAAATAAAAGGGATCAAATTACATAATTTTTAAATGTTGAGGGCTAATgttgttaaaataaataatattagataatttaaatattatataattaaaaataaattaaattgactCGAAatcaatttgtaaaataaatattattttttcctAAAATCAAATTATCAAAATGAATAACCGGCTTTAATTTTACGAAGAAGGAACAGTTTCAATTCGcccaaaattatattaaaaaaagagaaaaaaaaaaagcaccGATTCGATCTCGTTTTCAGTTCTTACATTTACATTTACATTTGCCTTTGTCtatgatttatttgtttattttccaGATTTGTTGTTCTTCCTACGTTCAATTACACCGTCTCCAGGTTAGGGTTTTCCTCTTCATTTTTCATtactgtttttatttatttatttaaattgtgaTGGTTTTGATTTGAATGTGAGGAATATTCATTTATAAGATCAGAGAAGTTTGCAGctttttatggaaaaaaatcTGTTTAATCATTAGATTTAGCTTTTCCTTTTTCACGATTTtgaaattgtttttattttatgtataattattctcATTGAttgcttttttttaaaaaaaaaatttaatatttgttttacagGAAAATCTAGTGGATATTTTAATTAACTGACGATTGTGTTATTCAATCGAATTCTACTGTGAAACGATGATGGAAGAATTAACAAGCAGATCAGAGATACGAAAGGAGTTAGAGAGGGAACGCCGTCGTTTAAGGGATAGGCAAAGAAGGCAATCAATGAGCCTTGAGGAAAAAGAAAAGCATTTAGCCAGACGTCGAAGGAACTATCAATTGCGAAGACAAAGAGCCGAAATGGCTCGATTAAACCCTCCTATGTCACCAATTCAATTACCTTTAAGTAATGCTTTAACTTGTGTTTCGGTTTCGGATGTTAGTCCTCAGTGTAATGCTGATGTTGCTGTTGCTGCTGATGCTGATGCTTTTCTAAGAACGGATCACGGACAACAAGAAAGACTGATGCTTGATACAGGAAACGCCCACAGTCAGCCCCCCTTTAACATTACCATTAATGTTAACTTCAAAAAGGAAATAAAACACAGTGTGATTATGTTCTTACTAGTTCATTGTTATGGTTTACTTCAACAGGTTTGGATATCCCTGCTCATAAGTTAGCTATTTTACCTGGAAAGGTACGTTTGAATCGCATAAAACATCTGGCTCGAGCAATAAATGATCCTGTTGGTGATGGGGTTTCAATTGGTGGGCTGATGAAGGAAAATGGAACTTCCAATTGTaagtttaaaaattcatatcacttTATATTACCAGTTATTAATGAACTACTCAAATTTCGGATTATGTGTTTGTATATAAAAAAATGGTATTCAGGTTTAAGTTCAAAAGGATTGCGATTGAATCGTATTAAACGACTTGCTCGAACAACAAATCCTGCTGTGCAAGAGATTCTTAGTCAAAGCCATCAAAGCATAACAGAAGGTAAGAATGCGTATGCATATTCTTTAGTTTGTACCATATCACACGAAATCGATTGTTCTTTGCTGAAAGCGTTTGCTCTTAGAAAACCCAGATTCATAATGCAATCTCTAGAGCTGCTGCTATGTAACTTACAATTTAACACTCATAGAGTTTAAGCGATATTTGTAAGAAATTATCGTTTTTGATGGCATTCAGATAAACTAATAGTTGGTTCAACAGTAGTTTTCGGGAAGGATAATGACAAATTTTGCTATTGTTATGTTTAGGGTGAACATCTCTGGTCTGGTGTAACTATTGAAGAACA harbors:
- the LOC108483335 gene encoding uncharacterized protein LOC108483335, yielding MMEELTSRSEIRKELERERRRLRDRQRRQSMSLEEKEKHLARRRRNYQLRRQRAEMARLNPPMSPIQLPLSNALTCVSVSDVSPQCNADVAVAADADAFLRTDHGQQERLMLDTGNAHSLDIPAHKLAILPGKVRLNRIKHLARAINDPVGDGVSIGGLMKENGTSNCLSSKGLRLNRIKRLARTTNPAVQEILSQSHQSITEG